The following are from one region of the Ischnura elegans chromosome 12, ioIscEleg1.1, whole genome shotgun sequence genome:
- the LOC124169763 gene encoding uncharacterized protein LOC124169763: MKCYICGAEISDMNNLNAMKNRPVDESRYPFGLSLLHCYIRCFECLLHKSYRLQLKTWKVRSRDGSKQAMELKKKEIQALFRTRMDLNVDFPKQGYGTSNDGNTARRFFADAKLSAEITGINQNLIHRFSVILKALASGFQINVAPFTEYCLSTASLFEKLYAWYYMPPVVHKLLIHGAAIVKEAILPIGILSEEAMEARNKDIRRFREQHTRKSSRKAANEDLFRRLLLTSDPFI; this comes from the exons ATGAAGTGCTACATTTGTGGGGCGGAGATTTCCGacatgaataatttaaatgcaatgaaaaaccGACCCGTAGATGAGTCAAGATATCCCTTTGGGTTATCCCTTCTCCACTGTTATATCAGATGTTTTGAATGTCTTTTGCATAAATCTTATCGCTTGCAACTTAAGACGTGGAAG gttaGATCTAGAGACGGAAGCAAACAGGCGATGGAACtaaagaagaaagaaattcaGGCCTTATTTAGAACGAGAATGGATCTCAACGTTGACTTCCCTAAACAAGGCTACGGGACAAGCAATGACGGAAATACGGCAAGACGTTTTTTTGCCGATGCAAAGTTGTCAGCTGAAATCACTG GAATCAATCAGAATCTTATTCATCGGTTTTCTGTGATTTTGAAGGCATTGGCCAGTGGTTTCCAAATCAATGTGGCTCCATTCACAGAATACTGCTTATCAACAGCAAGTTTGTTCGAGAAACTTTACGCATGGTATTACATGCCGCCCGTGGTTCATAAACTACTAATTCACGGGGCAGCCATTGTCAAGGAAGCCATCCTTCCTATTGGAATCCTGTCGGAAGAGGCGATGGAAGCCAGAAACAAAGATATTCGACGTTTTCGGGAGCAGCACACAAGAAAATC